The Verrucomicrobium spinosum DSM 4136 = JCM 18804 genome includes a region encoding these proteins:
- a CDS encoding sigma-54-dependent transcriptional regulator: MSRILIIEDEAALASAIGQLTRRMGFEPLLAASAAQGLEQLRRRRPDLVVLDIGLPDRSGLEVLQEIRSIDADLPVLIITAHGHLQNAVEAKKRGASGYLVKPLDLRELEKSLQVLLQSQGDGAVAAAVPDASSDSALLIGSAPAMQPAFAAIAHATTSDAPVLITGPTGIGKSLAARVIHLHSRRHAGPFVTLSCASLPENLLESEVFGHEKGAFTGALATKAGHIERAAGGTLFLDEIGELSPALQVKLLRFVEEKVFSRVGGREDLKVDLRIIAATNQDLAQAAAEKRFREDLLYRLRVLEVHLPPLRERLSDIPGLCSYLLASVAGDRKLAVSEEALSVLLRHDWPGNVRELRNVIEHAAAVCTGPLILPTHLPRDVVSSPAGETSGFISGLDAALHEWIEARLREGMKYDALHEELESRLLAALLPRFENKPTVLAREMDMNRATLRKKLRDPSSMEEN, encoded by the coding sequence ATGTCTCGCATACTCATTATAGAAGATGAAGCCGCACTGGCTTCCGCCATCGGGCAGTTGACTCGCCGCATGGGATTTGAGCCATTGCTGGCTGCCTCCGCCGCGCAGGGGTTGGAGCAGTTGCGACGCCGTCGTCCCGACCTGGTGGTGCTGGACATCGGGCTGCCGGATCGCAGCGGTCTGGAGGTGTTGCAGGAGATCCGGAGCATCGATGCGGATCTGCCCGTGCTCATCATCACCGCCCACGGGCATCTGCAGAATGCCGTGGAGGCGAAAAAGCGGGGTGCCTCAGGTTATTTGGTAAAACCCCTGGACCTTCGCGAGCTGGAAAAGTCTCTGCAGGTGCTCCTTCAGTCCCAGGGGGATGGAGCCGTGGCGGCCGCGGTCCCGGACGCCTCCTCAGATTCCGCGTTGCTGATTGGCAGTGCTCCGGCCATGCAGCCGGCCTTTGCCGCCATCGCGCATGCGACCACCTCAGACGCCCCGGTGCTCATCACCGGTCCCACCGGCATCGGCAAGTCGCTGGCGGCCCGCGTCATCCATCTGCACAGCCGCCGCCATGCCGGGCCCTTTGTCACGCTCTCGTGTGCCAGCCTTCCGGAGAATCTGCTGGAGAGCGAGGTCTTCGGTCATGAGAAGGGCGCCTTCACCGGAGCGCTCGCCACCAAGGCGGGCCACATTGAGCGCGCTGCGGGCGGGACCTTGTTTCTGGATGAGATCGGTGAGCTCTCTCCCGCGCTGCAGGTAAAGCTGCTCCGTTTTGTGGAGGAAAAGGTCTTCTCCCGCGTGGGGGGGCGGGAGGACCTGAAGGTGGACCTGCGCATCATCGCCGCCACCAACCAGGACCTGGCGCAGGCGGCGGCCGAGAAAAGGTTTCGTGAAGACCTCTTGTACCGCCTGCGGGTGTTGGAGGTGCACTTGCCCCCGTTGCGGGAGCGTCTGAGTGACATTCCCGGTCTCTGCTCCTACCTCCTCGCCTCCGTCGCCGGTGACCGGAAGCTGGCGGTATCTGAAGAGGCACTCAGCGTCCTCCTTCGTCACGACTGGCCGGGCAACGTCAGGGAACTGCGGAATGTCATTGAGCATGCCGCCGCCGTGTGCACCGGCCCTCTCATCCTGCCCACCCATCTCCCCAGGGATGTGGTGAGCTCCCCTGCGGGGGAGACCTCCGGCTTCATCAGCGGGCTGGATGCCGCGCTCCACGAGTGGATTGAGGCCAGGCTTCGTGAAGGGATGAAGTACGACGCCCTGCATGAGGAGCTGGAATCGCGACTTTTGGCAGCGCTCTTGCCCCGGTTTGAGAATAAACCGACGGTTTTGGCCCGAGAAATGGACATGAACCGCGCCACGCTCCGCAAAAAACTGCGCGACCCAAGCAGTATGGAGGAAAACTAA
- a CDS encoding rhodanese-like domain-containing protein, which produces MKKALAFLAAAFLAIPAVFAGEYPDISIEDLKKAISEKKVTVIDVNGSKSYEKGHIPGAIDYTANKEALASKLPADKGSLVVAYCGGPTCSAYAKAATAAKELGYTNVKHLSAGISGWLQAGEKTEK; this is translated from the coding sequence ATGAAGAAAGCACTCGCATTCCTTGCCGCAGCATTCCTCGCCATCCCAGCCGTATTCGCTGGTGAGTATCCCGATATCAGCATCGAGGACCTGAAGAAGGCCATCTCTGAGAAGAAGGTGACAGTCATCGACGTGAACGGCAGCAAGTCCTATGAAAAGGGCCACATCCCCGGGGCGATCGACTACACCGCCAACAAGGAGGCCCTTGCCTCCAAGCTTCCTGCTGACAAAGGCTCCCTTGTCGTGGCCTATTGTGGTGGCCCTACCTGCAGCGCCTACGCCAAGGCTGCTACGGCTGCCAAGGAGCTCGGCTACACCAACGTGAAGCACCTCTCCGCTGGCATCTCCGGCTGGCTCCAGGCGGGTGAGAAGACTGAGAAGTAA
- a CDS encoding heavy-metal-associated domain-containing protein encodes MKRLLSVLLAVAALPLFGADPAAKGTEYTATVSGMVCASCKAHVTEALKKLPGVTAVEVTKGAEANTQKVTFAAQADNLTKQDAVNALGESASRYQVLSLEKTAK; translated from the coding sequence ATGAAGCGCCTTCTCTCCGTACTTCTCGCTGTCGCCGCCCTGCCTCTCTTTGGTGCGGATCCCGCCGCCAAAGGAACCGAGTACACCGCCACCGTGTCCGGCATGGTCTGCGCTTCCTGCAAAGCCCATGTCACCGAGGCGCTCAAAAAGCTCCCCGGCGTGACCGCAGTGGAAGTGACCAAGGGAGCAGAAGCCAACACCCAGAAGGTCACCTTTGCCGCTCAGGCCGACAATCTGACCAAGCAAGATGCCGTGAATGCCCTGGGGGAAAGCGCCAGCCGTTACCAGGTGCTAAGCCTCGAAAAGACTGCCAAATAA
- a CDS encoding thioredoxin family protein: MKTLIKSFALVLLASAALVHAGDFPKGSPKFETSLRSALNDAKKNGKPIVAVYSAVWCGPCQAMKNNVYPSDAVKPLHDKFNWAYLDADDQRNEKDMKKFGVSGIPHIEFLNAAGESVGKQVGGNSPEAFASKLNEVLTKAGTAPATAAADSAKK; encoded by the coding sequence ATGAAAACACTCATCAAATCGTTCGCCCTCGTTCTTCTCGCTTCTGCAGCCCTGGTTCACGCGGGTGACTTCCCCAAGGGGAGCCCCAAGTTTGAAACCAGCCTCCGGTCCGCCCTGAATGACGCCAAAAAGAACGGCAAGCCCATTGTGGCGGTGTACTCCGCCGTCTGGTGCGGCCCGTGCCAGGCCATGAAGAACAACGTTTATCCCAGTGATGCGGTGAAGCCGCTCCATGACAAGTTTAACTGGGCCTACCTGGATGCGGATGACCAGCGCAACGAAAAGGACATGAAGAAGTTTGGCGTGAGTGGCATTCCCCACATTGAATTTCTCAATGCCGCCGGGGAATCTGTGGGCAAGCAGGTGGGGGGCAACTCGCCAGAAGCCTTCGCCAGCAAGCTCAACGAAGTGCTCACCAAGGCTGGCACAGCCCCCGCAACGGCGGCCGCTGACAGCGCCAAAAAATAA
- the carA gene encoding glutamine-hydrolyzing carbamoyl-phosphate synthase small subunit has protein sequence MKAILALEDGRYFEGEAFGAPVTRTGEICFNTSMTGYQEVLTDPSYRGQMVAMTYPLIGNYGVNPLDTESDQPHVRGFIIEELCEIPSNWRSQQSLDDYLKHWAIPGIQGIDTRALTKHLRTRGAMRAVITSEVSSVAEAVALAQASPSMEGSDYVKEVSTVNPYHWDADNSDSCRWDIPNPSQGTLGGETGVFHPLGETRHRVVAYDFGIKRNILRRLRQEGFEVQVVPSTAKAEDVLALKPDGVFLSNGPGDPAALDYIHGEIRKLIPHQPIFAICLGHQILGHAFGGKTFKLKFGHRGGNQPVKDLRSGKVSITSQNHGFAVDGESLPSNVEVTHLNLNDQTVEGLRHKEWPVFSVQYHPEAAPGPNDASYFFREFATLIDQTKGK, from the coding sequence ATGAAAGCCATTCTTGCACTGGAAGACGGACGTTACTTTGAAGGGGAAGCTTTTGGAGCCCCGGTCACACGCACCGGGGAAATCTGCTTTAACACCTCAATGACCGGATATCAGGAGGTGCTGACAGACCCGTCCTACCGCGGTCAGATGGTGGCCATGACCTACCCGCTGATCGGCAACTACGGCGTCAACCCGCTGGACACAGAGAGCGATCAGCCTCATGTGCGAGGCTTCATCATCGAAGAGCTCTGCGAAATCCCCAGCAACTGGCGCAGCCAGCAGTCCCTGGACGACTACTTGAAACACTGGGCGATTCCCGGCATCCAGGGCATCGATACCCGGGCGCTGACCAAGCACCTGCGCACGCGGGGTGCCATGCGTGCCGTCATCACGAGCGAAGTTTCCTCCGTCGCGGAGGCCGTGGCTCTGGCCCAGGCCAGCCCTTCCATGGAAGGCAGTGACTATGTCAAAGAAGTCTCCACCGTGAATCCCTATCACTGGGATGCAGACAACTCCGACAGCTGCCGCTGGGACATTCCGAATCCCAGCCAAGGCACGCTTGGTGGAGAGACGGGAGTTTTCCATCCTCTGGGTGAGACCCGGCATCGCGTGGTCGCCTATGATTTCGGCATCAAGCGCAACATCCTGCGCCGTCTCCGGCAGGAAGGATTTGAAGTTCAGGTCGTTCCCTCCACCGCCAAGGCGGAAGACGTGCTTGCGCTCAAGCCAGACGGCGTCTTTCTGAGCAACGGCCCCGGGGATCCGGCGGCCCTGGACTACATTCATGGGGAGATTCGCAAGCTCATCCCGCACCAGCCCATCTTCGCCATCTGCCTGGGGCATCAGATCCTGGGTCACGCGTTCGGCGGCAAGACCTTTAAGCTCAAGTTTGGGCACCGCGGCGGCAACCAGCCCGTCAAAGACCTGCGCAGCGGTAAAGTGTCTATCACCAGCCAGAACCACGGCTTCGCGGTGGATGGGGAGTCTCTGCCCTCGAATGTGGAGGTGACCCACCTCAACCTCAACGACCAGACGGTCGAAGGTCTGCGGCACAAGGAATGGCCCGTGTTCAGCGTCCAGTACCATCCTGAGGCAGCTCCCGGGCCGAACGACGCGAGCTACTTCTTCCGTGAGTTTGCCACCCTGATCGACCAGACCAAGGGCAAATAA
- a CDS encoding FHA domain-containing protein: protein MPKIQFTTPDGGTLELDLTTERVRVGRAEDNDFVIPDGSVSSYHGEIINKGESVELRDLGSTNGTHFDGARVEQAEVGPGQSFRLGSVTGYVEGEAVAEAPAGYDESAAPAYEEEAMPQTAAAPSRSWSQSSAASAAPLVTGLGSTPCPTGQRRGFGPKAKPKNGGGGLMALAFVGLAACGAAVFMILKMGA, encoded by the coding sequence ATGCCGAAAATTCAATTCACCACGCCTGATGGCGGCACCCTGGAGCTGGACCTGACGACTGAACGCGTCCGCGTGGGTCGTGCTGAGGACAACGACTTTGTCATCCCGGACGGTTCCGTCTCCAGCTACCATGGTGAGATCATCAACAAGGGTGAGAGCGTCGAACTGCGCGACCTCGGCTCCACGAACGGCACGCATTTTGATGGAGCCCGCGTCGAGCAGGCTGAAGTAGGCCCTGGGCAGAGCTTTCGTCTGGGCAGTGTCACCGGCTATGTGGAAGGGGAGGCGGTGGCGGAAGCCCCGGCTGGCTACGATGAATCTGCGGCCCCTGCCTATGAGGAGGAAGCGATGCCGCAAACCGCAGCTGCCCCATCCCGCTCCTGGTCCCAATCTTCTGCGGCCTCCGCCGCTCCTTTGGTCACGGGTCTGGGCTCCACCCCCTGCCCGACAGGTCAACGCCGTGGATTTGGCCCCAAGGCCAAGCCGAAGAACGGCGGCGGCGGCTTGATGGCCCTCGCTTTTGTGGGGCTCGCCGCCTGTGGCGCGGCTGTTTTTATGATTCTTAAGATGGGCGCTTGA
- a CDS encoding adenylosuccinate synthase produces MSNTIIVGLQWGDEGKGKIVDYLTERSDVVARAQGGSNAGHTVISGGTKYILHLIPSGILWPEKKCVIGNGVVIDPLGLLKEMEKLRSQGVHISPENLLISEHAHLTMPYHCSLDKAREARRGVNAIGTTGRGIGPTYADKIERQGLRVTDLRDPDKLTHEITWRAALHNQELESAGFEKVNVEEVVAQIVAAAELLRPHIANTVVYLNEALAAGKMVLFEGAQGSYLDIDHGTYPFVTSSNTTAGGACTGSGVSPRKIDKVIGVAKAYTTRVGGGPFVTENEAISDMLHNMGREYGATTGRARRCGWLDAVLLNYAVMVNGCDEIAITNLDGLDGLDEIKICRAYLLDGKEIHHPPATIPELERCEPVYETHQGWKQDLSGLTNAADLPPLAKTYLNRLAELAGARVSLLGIGPAREQTLVVD; encoded by the coding sequence ATGAGCAATACCATCATCGTCGGCCTCCAGTGGGGGGACGAAGGCAAAGGAAAAATCGTGGACTATCTTACGGAGCGTAGCGACGTGGTCGCACGCGCCCAGGGTGGCAGCAATGCCGGCCACACGGTGATCAGCGGTGGCACGAAGTACATCCTGCACCTCATTCCCAGCGGCATCCTCTGGCCGGAGAAGAAGTGCGTGATCGGCAACGGCGTGGTGATTGACCCGCTCGGCCTGCTCAAGGAGATGGAGAAGCTCCGCTCCCAGGGCGTGCACATTTCCCCGGAGAACTTGCTCATCAGTGAGCATGCGCACCTCACCATGCCCTACCACTGCTCTCTGGACAAGGCCCGGGAGGCCCGTCGCGGCGTCAACGCCATCGGCACCACGGGCCGTGGCATCGGACCCACCTATGCCGACAAGATTGAGCGGCAGGGTCTCCGCGTGACCGATCTTCGCGACCCGGACAAGCTCACCCATGAGATCACCTGGCGCGCCGCCCTGCACAATCAGGAACTGGAGTCCGCCGGATTTGAAAAGGTGAACGTGGAAGAGGTGGTGGCCCAGATCGTGGCCGCCGCAGAGCTGCTGCGCCCCCACATCGCCAACACGGTGGTTTACCTCAACGAGGCTCTTGCCGCTGGCAAGATGGTCCTCTTTGAGGGTGCCCAGGGGAGCTACCTCGACATCGACCACGGCACCTATCCCTTTGTCACCTCCTCCAACACCACCGCTGGCGGTGCCTGCACCGGCTCCGGCGTGTCCCCGCGCAAGATCGACAAAGTCATTGGCGTGGCCAAAGCCTACACCACCCGCGTCGGCGGCGGTCCGTTCGTCACGGAAAATGAAGCCATCTCCGACATGCTCCACAACATGGGGCGGGAGTACGGTGCCACCACGGGGCGCGCCCGCCGCTGCGGCTGGCTGGATGCCGTGCTGCTGAACTACGCCGTCATGGTGAACGGATGCGATGAAATCGCCATCACGAACCTCGATGGTCTGGATGGCCTGGACGAGATCAAGATCTGCCGTGCCTACCTCTTGGACGGCAAGGAGATCCATCATCCCCCGGCTACCATTCCTGAGCTGGAGCGTTGTGAGCCGGTTTATGAAACGCACCAGGGCTGGAAACAGGATCTCAGCGGCCTCACCAACGCCGCCGACCTGCCGCCTCTCGCCAAGACCTATCTCAACCGTCTGGCGGAACTCGCTGGCGCGCGGGTGAGCCTGCTCGGCATCGGCCCGGCACGTGAACAGACCCTTGTGGTCGATTGA
- a CDS encoding isoprenyl transferase, with protein sequence MPEDLVIPRHVAIIMDGNGRWAKERGLPRTEGHRRGAESVQAAVESCGDLGIEFLTLYAFSTENWKRPKSEVDSLMKMLERFLKQKTPDMVKKNVRLQAIGRLHDLPQSCQDQLHKSIEVTSGNTGLTLIFALSYGSREEIIDGIKSLIDSVEKGHLDKGMIDAEVFSKHLYTRYYPDPDLLIRTSGEMRLSNFLLWQLSYTEFYITQTLWPDFRREQLVEAVRDFGRRQRRFGGVS encoded by the coding sequence ATGCCGGAAGATCTCGTCATCCCCCGCCACGTTGCCATCATCATGGATGGCAACGGCCGTTGGGCCAAGGAGCGGGGCCTGCCGCGCACTGAGGGGCATCGCCGCGGTGCGGAGTCCGTGCAGGCAGCCGTCGAGTCCTGTGGCGATCTGGGCATTGAGTTTCTCACGCTGTACGCGTTTTCCACCGAGAACTGGAAACGGCCCAAGAGCGAGGTGGACTCGCTCATGAAAATGCTCGAGCGCTTCCTGAAACAGAAGACGCCGGACATGGTGAAGAAAAATGTGCGCCTTCAGGCCATCGGTCGGTTGCACGATCTTCCCCAGTCCTGCCAGGACCAGCTTCACAAGTCCATTGAGGTCACTTCCGGCAACACTGGCCTGACTTTGATTTTTGCCCTCAGCTATGGCTCCCGTGAGGAGATCATTGATGGCATCAAGAGCCTGATCGACAGCGTGGAGAAAGGCCACCTCGACAAGGGGATGATCGATGCGGAAGTGTTCAGCAAGCATCTGTACACCCGGTACTATCCTGATCCGGATCTGCTCATCCGCACCAGCGGGGAGATGCGTCTCTCCAACTTCCTTCTCTGGCAGCTTAGCTACACGGAGTTCTACATCACCCAGACGCTCTGGCCTGACTTCCGGCGGGAGCAGTTGGTGGAGGCGGTGAGGGACTTTGGCAGGCGGCAGCGGCGCTTTGGGGGAGTATCCTGA
- a CDS encoding sigma-54-dependent transcriptional regulator, whose product MLTNDTPPESTRLFIVDPDTDFLAWAVSHLKSPNVTIESFERGEEALAAYMKQRADLVLSEARLPQMSGIELLKRLRQQDPNAMVLLFSGLAGTSAVIESMRLGAYDFLRKEQMPYDLRSIVESALRAVEARKVTLASAQPVSSESIQETIIGRSGPMQEVFKLIGRVSRSDAAVMITGESGCGKELVARAVHKFSPRTQKEFVAINVTAIPDNLLESELFGHEKGSFTGAVAQRMGRFEQCDGGTLFLDEIGDMPLTVQSKLLRVLQEGEFSRVGGNSTLKTDVRVLAATNKDLEKEVTEGSFREDLFYRLNVVRIHIPPLRERREDVRILAEFFLQKMAARKRTPQMRFSEDALALLEAYDWPGNVRELENTLQRACALCNTDVLLPSDIPLGSNTQRIATPIHTLMRMQDALQSLLHGAQALPDFELIPWLDRELKKMALRNCHQDLDEAAKLLGIPAITLAKSDVKLGDEKKPDLKPADPKAAKARKAS is encoded by the coding sequence ATGCTGACCAACGACACTCCTCCCGAATCCACGCGGCTGTTCATCGTGGATCCGGACACAGACTTTCTTGCTTGGGCTGTATCACACCTCAAGTCCCCCAATGTGACGATCGAGAGTTTCGAGCGTGGGGAAGAGGCGCTCGCAGCCTATATGAAGCAGCGGGCGGATCTGGTGTTGAGCGAAGCCCGCCTGCCGCAGATGAGCGGCATTGAGTTGCTCAAGCGCCTGCGCCAGCAGGATCCCAATGCCATGGTGCTGCTCTTCAGCGGGCTGGCAGGGACGAGCGCCGTCATTGAATCCATGCGCCTCGGTGCGTATGATTTTTTGCGTAAGGAACAGATGCCTTACGACCTGCGCTCCATTGTGGAGAGCGCCCTGCGTGCGGTGGAGGCCAGAAAGGTCACGCTCGCCAGCGCCCAGCCGGTTTCCTCGGAGAGCATTCAGGAAACGATCATTGGGCGCAGCGGGCCCATGCAGGAGGTTTTCAAGCTCATCGGTCGCGTGTCCCGCTCGGATGCCGCGGTGATGATCACCGGCGAGAGCGGCTGCGGCAAGGAGCTGGTGGCGCGGGCCGTGCACAAGTTCAGTCCACGCACGCAAAAGGAGTTTGTGGCGATCAACGTCACCGCCATTCCTGACAACCTGCTGGAGAGCGAGCTTTTTGGTCACGAGAAGGGTTCCTTCACCGGAGCCGTCGCCCAGCGCATGGGACGCTTTGAGCAATGTGACGGCGGCACCCTTTTCCTGGATGAGATCGGTGACATGCCTCTGACCGTGCAGAGCAAGCTGCTGCGCGTGCTTCAGGAGGGCGAATTCAGCCGCGTGGGCGGCAACTCCACCCTGAAGACGGACGTCCGGGTGCTGGCTGCCACCAACAAAGATCTGGAAAAGGAAGTCACGGAAGGCAGCTTCCGTGAGGACCTCTTCTACCGCCTCAATGTGGTGCGCATCCACATTCCGCCGCTTCGTGAGCGCCGTGAAGACGTTCGGATTCTCGCAGAGTTCTTCCTTCAGAAGATGGCCGCGCGCAAGCGCACCCCGCAGATGCGGTTCAGTGAAGATGCCCTGGCATTGCTTGAGGCCTATGACTGGCCGGGCAACGTTCGTGAGCTGGAAAATACGCTTCAACGCGCCTGTGCCCTCTGCAACACAGACGTGCTCCTGCCCAGTGACATCCCGCTGGGGAGCAATACCCAGCGGATCGCGACACCCATCCACACGCTGATGCGCATGCAGGACGCCCTGCAGTCCCTGCTGCACGGTGCCCAGGCCCTGCCGGACTTTGAGCTGATCCCCTGGCTGGACCGCGAACTGAAGAAGATGGCGTTGCGCAACTGCCATCAGGATTTGGATGAGGCCGCCAAGCTGCTCGGCATCCCAGCGATCACGCTGGCCAAGTCCGACGTGAAGCTGGGGGACGAAAAGAAGCCGGATCTCAAGCCCGCTGACCCCAAAGCGGCCAAAGCCCGCAAGGCTTCCTAG